Proteins co-encoded in one Chloroflexota bacterium genomic window:
- a CDS encoding glucose 1-dehydrogenase, with translation MGTFDGKSVVVTGGAQGIGGGVSKGFARAGASVTVVDIDEAAAAALTGSLGNEGGTAQYAIADVSSHADAKRAIEQAVSAFGGVDVLVNNAGIQPMGSYVKLDAETEEGWDRIIGVNLKACFLMSKYAIPSMRERGGGVVINVASVQGLQSQPMVPAYAASKGGLLSLTRNMALDYARENIRVVAINPGSIDTPMLRTQARAAGDEDEMVETWGRTHPIPRIGQPADIANAALFLASDAASFITGEYLCVDGGYMAQGAWAGNYDE, from the coding sequence GTGGGCACATTCGACGGAAAGTCAGTCGTGGTGACGGGCGGCGCTCAAGGCATCGGCGGCGGCGTCAGTAAGGGCTTCGCGCGGGCCGGCGCGTCGGTCACGGTGGTGGACATCGACGAAGCGGCGGCCGCGGCGCTGACCGGCAGCCTGGGGAACGAAGGGGGCACGGCGCAGTACGCGATTGCCGACGTGAGCAGCCACGCGGACGCCAAGCGGGCCATCGAGCAGGCCGTGTCGGCCTTCGGCGGCGTGGACGTGCTGGTGAACAACGCCGGCATTCAGCCGATGGGTTCTTATGTCAAGCTCGATGCCGAGACCGAGGAGGGCTGGGACCGGATCATCGGGGTCAACCTGAAAGCCTGCTTCCTGATGTCCAAATACGCCATTCCCTCGATGCGCGAGCGCGGCGGAGGCGTCGTCATCAACGTCGCCAGCGTGCAGGGCCTGCAATCGCAACCCATGGTGCCGGCCTACGCGGCGTCGAAAGGCGGGCTGCTGTCCCTGACGCGCAACATGGCGCTGGACTATGCCCGAGAGAACATCCGGGTGGTGGCCATCAACCCGGGATCGATCGATACGCCCATGCTTCGGACACAGGCTCGCGCGGCGGGTGACGAGGACGAGATGGTCGAGACCTGGGGGCGCACACACCCGATTCCACGCATCGGTCAGCCCGCCGACATCGCCAACGCGGCATTGTTTCTCGCCAGCGATGCGGCCAGCTTCATCACCGGCGAATACCTGTGCGTCGACGGCGGCTACATGGCCCAGGGCGCGTGGGCGGGGAACTACGACGAGTAG
- a CDS encoding copper resistance protein CopC has translation MTLRRLTQAPAHRWALAVALAAVLIGVGLMPVGAHANLVRAIPAAGSTVETPPQVVAAEFSERIEPGFSRIDVLDASGASVTDGPSQVDPSNRSAMLVRVPPLADGTYVVTWRTLSVVDGHVIRGSYAFSVGEPIDADVASTPASALILSPAEPVLRAALLVGVMLVLGTAVHVPLTFAPAARAVGVGSAGSRYVELGWIGLSLAAGAHVGLLVTQAAGLAGDAEADLVGAVGSALGLGQWGTLWIARAIAFVALALALMRAGREPRPLGAWLPVAAVAAAVLVTVSLGSHAAALLESSAAATSADVLHLLTAALWAGGLAPLLLSLAHARRTLDDHPRRRLMGALLARFSTIATISVGALVITGAFATWIQVVELPRLAQTDYGRALVAKLALVAPLIGLGAVNLLWTRRRLSDSRPSAAGRWAPRLVAAEVLLGVAVVVVVGLLTSLEPARQVALGDARGVNLETRVDDLDVSLSIQPGAPGNNTAALTLQDRGQPVVDADVELHVKFLDSDIGQRDLRPTPDADGRYIVAGDFIGLVGRWQALAIVRRPGEFDARAPFRFDVTPGGSAAGGAPPPAADDVRRVWAIALAGLGLLLAFAMLQPMAWADWARRGVTVAGFGAGAVGLALLVTTPEFAPSSLSAVNPVPPDQTSIDAGRVHFEAHCVSCHGPGGQGDGPLAAGLDPPPLDLTIHVPLHPDGELYGFIESGIADTAMPAFGETLTVFDIWNLVNYLQTLPP, from the coding sequence GTGACTCTCCGCCGCCTGACCCAGGCGCCGGCCCACCGCTGGGCGTTGGCGGTCGCGCTTGCCGCCGTGCTCATCGGCGTCGGACTCATGCCGGTTGGCGCCCATGCCAATCTCGTGCGAGCGATCCCGGCTGCCGGCTCGACGGTTGAGACGCCGCCGCAGGTCGTCGCCGCCGAGTTCAGCGAGCGGATCGAGCCTGGGTTCAGCCGCATCGATGTCTTGGATGCCTCCGGGGCGTCGGTGACCGACGGCCCCAGCCAGGTCGATCCGTCAAACCGTTCCGCCATGCTAGTCCGGGTGCCGCCGCTCGCCGATGGCACCTATGTCGTGACCTGGCGCACGTTGTCGGTGGTCGACGGTCACGTGATCCGCGGTTCCTACGCCTTCAGCGTGGGCGAGCCCATCGACGCCGACGTGGCGAGCACCCCGGCGTCCGCGCTCATTCTCAGCCCCGCCGAGCCCGTCCTTCGGGCCGCGCTGCTCGTTGGCGTCATGCTCGTGCTGGGCACCGCGGTGCATGTGCCGCTGACTTTCGCGCCGGCCGCTCGCGCGGTCGGTGTCGGCAGCGCGGGATCGCGCTACGTGGAGCTTGGATGGATTGGCCTCAGTCTGGCCGCCGGCGCCCACGTGGGACTGCTGGTGACCCAGGCCGCGGGCCTCGCGGGCGATGCCGAGGCGGACCTGGTCGGCGCCGTCGGCAGCGCGCTCGGCTTGGGCCAGTGGGGCACGTTGTGGATCGCTCGGGCCATCGCCTTCGTGGCCCTGGCGCTGGCGCTCATGCGAGCCGGCCGCGAACCGCGGCCGCTGGGAGCCTGGCTGCCGGTCGCCGCCGTGGCCGCGGCCGTGCTCGTCACAGTTTCATTGGGCAGCCATGCGGCGGCGCTGCTGGAATCCTCGGCCGCGGCCACCAGCGCGGACGTGCTGCACCTGCTCACGGCTGCCCTGTGGGCCGGCGGTCTGGCGCCGCTGCTGCTTTCGCTCGCGCACGCCCGCCGGACGCTGGACGACCACCCGCGCCGCCGTCTGATGGGGGCGCTGCTGGCGCGGTTTTCCACCATTGCCACGATATCGGTCGGCGCTCTCGTCATCACCGGGGCGTTTGCCACCTGGATTCAAGTCGTCGAGCTGCCGCGCCTGGCGCAAACCGACTACGGCCGGGCCCTGGTGGCCAAGCTCGCGCTGGTGGCGCCCCTGATTGGCCTCGGCGCGGTCAACCTGCTCTGGACGCGGCGTCGCCTGAGCGATTCGCGGCCCTCGGCCGCCGGCCGCTGGGCGCCGCGCCTGGTGGCCGCCGAGGTGCTGCTTGGCGTCGCCGTGGTTGTGGTGGTCGGCCTGCTCACCAGCCTCGAACCCGCGCGCCAGGTCGCGTTGGGAGATGCGCGCGGCGTCAACCTGGAGACTCGCGTCGACGACCTCGACGTGTCCCTGAGCATTCAGCCCGGTGCCCCGGGCAACAACACCGCCGCCCTGACGCTGCAGGATCGGGGGCAGCCCGTGGTCGACGCCGACGTCGAGCTGCACGTCAAGTTCCTCGACTCGGATATCGGGCAGCGCGATCTGCGTCCGACTCCGGACGCTGACGGACGCTACATCGTGGCGGGCGACTTCATCGGTCTCGTCGGGCGCTGGCAGGCGCTGGCCATCGTCCGGCGCCCCGGCGAATTCGACGCGCGCGCGCCCTTCCGGTTCGACGTGACGCCGGGCGGCTCAGCGGCGGGCGGCGCGCCGCCGCCGGCCGCCGACGACGTGCGCCGCGTATGGGCCATCGCGCTCGCCGGCCTGGGACTCCTTCTGGCCTTCGCCATGCTGCAGCCCATGGCCTGGGCGGACTGGGCACGGCGGGGCGTGACGGTCGCCGGCTTCGGCGCTGGCGCGGTAGGGCTGGCGCTGCTCGTCACTACCCCCGAGTTCGCTCCGAGTTCGTTGAGCGCCGTGAACCCCGTACCGCCCGACCAGACATCCATCGATGCCGGACGCGTGCACTTCGAGGCCCACTGCGTCAGTTGCCACGGTCCGGGCGGACAGGGCGACGGACCGCTGGCGGCTGGACTCGATCCGCCGCCGCTGGACCTGACCATTCACGTGCCGCTGCATCCCGACGGCGAGCTTTACGGCTTCATCGAAAGCGGTATCGCCGACACGGCCATGCCGGCGTTTGGCGAGACGCTGACCGTGTTCGACATCTGGAACTTGGTCAACTACCTCCAGACACTGCCGCCATAG
- a CDS encoding cyclic-di-AMP receptor, with translation MLPEIPVERMVLAVLPNDDANTVQAALVEDEFRVTRINTTGGFLRRGNVTLLVGVAEREVEAVIEHIRARVSAGSDGESSNRTGSAMLVVLPVSVSARV, from the coding sequence ATGCTTCCCGAGATCCCGGTCGAACGCATGGTGCTCGCCGTGTTGCCGAACGACGACGCCAACACGGTCCAGGCCGCGCTGGTCGAGGACGAGTTCCGCGTCACGCGCATCAACACGACGGGCGGTTTTCTCAGACGCGGAAACGTGACCCTGCTGGTCGGCGTGGCCGAGCGTGAGGTCGAAGCGGTCATTGAGCACATCCGAGCCAGAGTTTCCGCTGGCAGCGACGGTGAGTCGTCCAACCGCACCGGCTCCGCGATGCTGGTTGTCCTTCCGGTCAGCGTGTCCGCACGCGTCTAG
- a CDS encoding inositol monophosphatase — translation MTADPAAMLEAATQAARAAGDELMQRLGGTVDVRWKTYQGETTVVTDADMAADRAIREVLLARFPDHVILSEEVPHDDTLEPDVWVIDPLDGTDNYSRGQPQFCVSVAHAAHGRVDVGAIFDPVRGEMFTATADGPAECNGATVRVTDRDDPAESAVAWAQAGVSSEDSKRLRVALAAAASTFHRVRLTGSAALEMAWVAAGRFDGALLGNVKWWDQAAASLIVERAGGRATDIYWRPMGPDSRRCVLSNGRIHQAMIELAHAHGLHLAFPPPGD, via the coding sequence ATGACTGCCGACCCTGCGGCCATGCTCGAGGCCGCCACCCAGGCGGCTCGGGCGGCCGGTGACGAGTTGATGCAGCGGCTGGGCGGCACGGTTGACGTCCGCTGGAAGACCTACCAAGGAGAGACAACGGTCGTCACGGACGCGGACATGGCTGCGGACCGCGCCATTCGCGAGGTGCTGCTCGCCCGATTCCCCGACCACGTGATTCTCTCCGAGGAAGTGCCGCACGACGACACTCTCGAGCCCGACGTCTGGGTCATCGACCCGCTCGACGGCACCGACAACTACTCACGCGGCCAGCCGCAGTTTTGCGTCAGCGTGGCGCATGCAGCCCACGGGCGGGTTGACGTCGGCGCCATCTTCGACCCAGTCCGCGGTGAGATGTTTACCGCTACCGCCGACGGTCCCGCGGAGTGCAACGGCGCAACTGTGCGCGTCACCGATCGCGACGATCCCGCCGAATCAGCCGTCGCCTGGGCACAAGCGGGTGTGTCGAGCGAGGACTCCAAGCGCCTTCGCGTGGCGCTGGCCGCGGCGGCCTCCACCTTTCATCGCGTCCGCTTGACCGGCAGCGCCGCCCTCGAGATGGCGTGGGTCGCGGCGGGCCGCTTCGACGGCGCGCTCCTGGGCAATGTCAAGTGGTGGGACCAGGCCGCGGCGTCGCTGATCGTCGAGCGGGCCGGCGGTCGCGCCACGGATATCTATTGGCGTCCCATGGGCCCCGACAGCCGCCGCTGCGTGTTAAGCAACGGGCGGATCCACCAAGCCATGATCGAGCTTGCGCATGCGCACGGTTTGCACCTGGCGTTCCCGCCTCCGGGAGATTGA
- a CDS encoding glycine C-acetyltransferase — protein sequence MHPLTFADQELTDLRGKGLWRPLRVLESPQGPRIRIGGDDLLNMSSNDYLGLANDPEMRTAAQAAVDEFGAGAGAVRTIAGTMDIHEALEREIAEWKGVEATLVLQSGFAANLGAVASLVGRDDVILSDELNHASIIDACRLSRATVRRFAHSDADSLRTELRQCGNYPRKLVVTDGVFSMDGDIAPLPDFVEVAEEFGAMVMVDDAHGSGVLGRGGRGTVDHFGLKGRVHVQMGTLSKAIGSMGGYLAGSQTLRDYLIHHARPFLFSTSHPPAVVGATRAAIAILSREPQRVERLWENARHFKAGLADLGLNTGRSETPITPVIVGEAETAHALSDKLRSLGIFVQSVAFPTVARDAARVRVMVSAAHSRDDLDEAIRAFAKAAADLGLN from the coding sequence ATGCATCCGCTGACGTTCGCCGATCAAGAGCTCACAGACCTCCGCGGCAAGGGCCTCTGGCGGCCCCTCCGCGTCTTGGAGTCCCCGCAAGGTCCGCGGATTCGCATCGGCGGAGACGACCTGCTGAACATGTCGTCGAACGACTATCTCGGGCTGGCCAACGACCCGGAAATGCGCACGGCCGCCCAGGCAGCGGTCGACGAGTTTGGCGCGGGCGCCGGAGCGGTGCGCACCATCGCCGGGACGATGGATATCCACGAGGCGCTCGAGCGTGAGATCGCCGAATGGAAGGGCGTGGAAGCGACGCTGGTCCTGCAATCGGGGTTCGCCGCCAATCTGGGCGCGGTGGCGTCGCTGGTGGGTCGCGACGACGTGATTCTCAGCGACGAGCTCAACCACGCCAGCATCATCGACGCCTGCCGTCTCAGCCGCGCCACGGTGCGCCGCTTCGCCCATAGCGACGCGGATTCGTTGCGCACCGAGCTGCGGCAATGCGGGAACTATCCGCGCAAGCTGGTGGTGACCGACGGTGTGTTCAGCATGGACGGCGACATCGCGCCACTGCCCGATTTTGTCGAGGTGGCGGAGGAGTTTGGCGCGATGGTGATGGTAGACGACGCCCACGGCAGCGGCGTGCTCGGGCGGGGCGGGCGCGGCACGGTGGATCACTTCGGCCTCAAGGGACGCGTCCACGTGCAGATGGGCACGCTGTCCAAGGCGATCGGGTCGATGGGCGGCTACCTGGCCGGCTCGCAGACGCTGCGCGACTACCTGATCCATCATGCGCGGCCGTTCCTGTTCTCGACCTCGCATCCGCCGGCCGTGGTCGGCGCCACACGGGCCGCCATCGCGATCCTGTCGCGTGAGCCGCAGCGGGTGGAACGCCTCTGGGAAAACGCCCGACATTTCAAGGCCGGCCTGGCGGACCTCGGACTGAACACAGGACGCAGCGAGACGCCGATCACGCCGGTGATCGTGGGCGAGGCGGAGACGGCCCACGCGCTGAGCGACAAACTCCGCAGTCTTGGGATATTCGTCCAGAGCGTCGCGTTTCCCACGGTGGCTCGCGACGCCGCGCGAGTGCGGGTGATGGTGAGCGCCGCCCACAGCCGCGACGACCTGGACGAGGCCATCCGAGCGTTTGCCAAGGCCGCCGCCGATCTCGGCCTCAACTGA
- the pheA gene encoding prephenate dehydratase translates to MLESRSPATEDLPAVADQLDELRRAVDASDDELVRLLSERAGVVRRIGTLKSAASSPSYSPDRERAILDRVAASNPGPLSAAHIRDIFREIISACRSLEEPERVVFLGPAYTFSHEAARAHFGRSADYLPAESFREVFAHVERGDAAYGLVPVENSTSGTIGETLDLFSEHDVAICGEVVVPISHNLIATAIEDTYETVFSHAQALHQCRDWLAHQLPAATRHEVASTSEAAQRASGQPGTAAIGTVAAAEAYGLTVVRGHIQDLAANRTRFYVIARRPASRTGKDRTALLVSIRDRVGALHDMLGMLRSHDVNLNFIQSRPSRIKPGDYLFFLELTGHPDDPNVGQALAELARTSVLARVLGAWPVSAAPD, encoded by the coding sequence GTGCTAGAATCCCGCTCACCTGCGACGGAGGACTTGCCGGCGGTGGCCGATCAGCTCGATGAGCTCCGGCGCGCGGTGGACGCGTCGGATGATGAGTTGGTTCGGCTGCTGAGCGAGCGGGCGGGCGTGGTCCGCCGCATCGGCACCCTCAAATCCGCGGCCTCGAGCCCGTCGTATTCGCCAGACCGCGAGCGCGCGATCCTGGACCGCGTCGCGGCGTCCAACCCCGGCCCCCTGAGCGCGGCGCACATCCGAGACATCTTTCGCGAAATCATCTCCGCGTGCCGCAGCCTCGAAGAGCCCGAGCGGGTGGTGTTTCTGGGTCCCGCCTACACCTTCAGCCATGAGGCCGCGCGCGCCCACTTCGGACGCTCGGCGGACTATCTCCCCGCCGAGTCGTTTCGCGAGGTCTTTGCTCATGTCGAACGCGGCGACGCGGCCTATGGCCTCGTCCCGGTCGAAAACTCAACCAGCGGCACCATTGGCGAGACCCTGGATCTGTTTTCCGAACACGATGTGGCGATTTGCGGTGAAGTGGTGGTACCGATTTCGCACAACCTCATCGCCACAGCCATCGAAGACACCTACGAGACGGTCTTTTCGCACGCCCAGGCTCTGCACCAGTGCCGCGACTGGCTGGCGCACCAATTGCCGGCGGCAACCCGACACGAGGTAGCCAGCACGTCGGAGGCCGCCCAGCGCGCCAGCGGCCAGCCCGGAACGGCTGCCATCGGCACCGTGGCCGCCGCCGAGGCCTATGGGCTGACGGTGGTGCGCGGCCACATCCAGGACCTTGCGGCCAACCGGACCCGCTTCTACGTGATCGCGCGCCGGCCCGCGAGCCGCACCGGGAAAGACCGCACCGCGCTGCTCGTTTCCATCCGCGACCGCGTGGGAGCGCTGCACGACATGCTGGGCATGCTGCGCAGCCACGACGTTAACTTGAACTTCATTCAGTCGCGCCCATCCCGTATCAAGCCCGGCGACTACCTGTTCTTCCTCGAACTGACCGGGCACCCGGACGACCCGAACGTGGGTCAAGCGCTGGCCGAGCTTGCCCGGACGAGCGTGCTTGCTCGCGTGCTCGGGGCGTGGCCGGTCAGTGCGGCGCCCGACTAG
- a CDS encoding DUF951 domain-containing protein — protein MTEATSSGVPQFTVGETVRMRKAHPCGADTWTVTRVGGDVGLRCAGCGRRIFLARRELARRMHPRLSAETAKPS, from the coding sequence GTGACTGAGGCAACGTCGTCCGGCGTTCCCCAGTTCACCGTCGGAGAAACGGTGCGCATGCGCAAGGCGCATCCGTGCGGCGCGGACACCTGGACCGTAACCCGGGTGGGCGGCGACGTGGGGCTCCGCTGCGCGGGATGCGGTCGTCGGATCTTTCTGGCGCGCCGCGAGTTGGCACGCCGCATGCATCCGCGGCTCAGCGCCGAGACTGCGAAACCGAGCTAG